A region of Gammaproteobacteria bacterium DNA encodes the following proteins:
- a CDS encoding IS481 family transposase produces the protein LKTLKGLTPFEFICKTWTQQPDRFKLDPTHHMPGLDS, from the coding sequence CTGAAGACGCTAAAAGGCCTTACCCCCTTCGAATTCATCTGCAAAACATGGACACAACAACCCGATCGATTCAAACTCGACCCAACCCACCATATGCCGGGACTTGACAGCTAG
- a CDS encoding Nramp family divalent metal transporter: MTGSEQPTLQRRWRLVGPGMVVAATGVGAGDLVATLVAGSEFGYALLWAAVIGCVVKIALAEAVGRWHLASGATLFAGWRSLGTWTTGYFAVYVLVWGFVYGATAMTSSALPLAALFPSIDLKVWAVAAGLTGLALVGFGRYQLLEKVMTVLVGVMFVTVVGVAALTVPNLGALASGLTPTVPDGAALYTLGLIGGVGGSITLAAYGYWINAKGWRDASWMRVMRLDNSIAYVITGLFVVAMLIVGAELLFASQIALTESDAGLLDLEALLEARYGGTVAKMFLVGFFATAYTSLLGVWHGVSLMFTDFVEHLRGRAEGDDVRENSPAFRAYLLWLTFPPMALLFLGKPFLLVIAYGALGAFFMPFLAVTLLWLLNSERTPAAHRNGIVSNVLLSAAGLLFVILCVQEIIRQA, encoded by the coding sequence ATGACCGGCAGTGAGCAACCGACCTTGCAACGACGGTGGCGACTCGTCGGTCCCGGCATGGTAGTCGCCGCGACCGGGGTCGGCGCCGGCGATCTGGTCGCGACGCTGGTCGCGGGCAGCGAGTTCGGTTATGCGCTGCTTTGGGCCGCGGTCATCGGCTGTGTAGTCAAGATCGCGCTGGCCGAGGCGGTGGGCCGCTGGCATCTGGCCTCGGGAGCAACGCTCTTCGCCGGCTGGCGCTCGCTCGGGACGTGGACGACCGGGTATTTTGCCGTATACGTGCTTGTGTGGGGGTTCGTCTACGGCGCCACCGCGATGACATCCTCCGCGCTCCCGCTCGCCGCGCTGTTCCCGTCAATAGATCTGAAGGTCTGGGCGGTGGCGGCCGGTCTCACAGGGCTCGCGTTGGTGGGCTTCGGCCGTTACCAGTTGCTGGAAAAGGTCATGACCGTGCTCGTGGGCGTGATGTTCGTGACAGTAGTCGGCGTCGCGGCGCTGACCGTGCCCAACCTCGGCGCGCTGGCGAGCGGTCTGACGCCGACCGTCCCGGACGGCGCCGCGCTGTACACGCTGGGTCTGATCGGTGGCGTCGGTGGTTCGATTACGCTCGCCGCGTACGGCTACTGGATCAACGCCAAGGGCTGGCGTGATGCGTCGTGGATGCGGGTGATGCGGCTGGACAACAGCATCGCCTATGTCATAACCGGTCTGTTCGTGGTGGCGATGCTTATTGTCGGCGCGGAGCTGCTGTTCGCCTCGCAGATCGCGCTTACGGAAAGCGATGCGGGGCTGCTGGATCTGGAGGCGCTGCTAGAAGCGCGCTATGGCGGTACCGTCGCGAAGATGTTCCTGGTGGGCTTCTTCGCGACTGCCTATACGTCATTACTGGGCGTCTGGCACGGCGTGAGCCTGATGTTCACGGACTTTGTCGAGCACCTGCGTGGCCGTGCCGAAGGCGACGACGTGCGCGAGAACAGTCCGGCGTTTCGCGCTTACCTGTTGTGGCTCACCTTTCCGCCCATGGCGCTCCTCTTTCTCGGCAAGCCGTTTCTGCTGGTGATCGCCTACGGCGCGCTCGGCGCGTTCTTCATGCCGTTTCTCGCCGTCACGCTTCTGTGGCTGCTGAATTCCGAGCGCACGCCGGCCGCGCATCGCAACGGCATTGTAAGCAATGTGTTGCTCAGCGCGGCCGGCCTGCTGTTTGTGATCCTGTGTGTGCAGGAAATAATCCGGCAGGCCTGA
- a CDS encoding PHB depolymerase family esterase yields the protein MNDNIFAAMPAITQLTRAGRLQEATAAIQRALGGYTAASDATGHAERPEKAPIEGIFHVINNDTMSSTSRARHARPTSTGPQPEPVRAPREAPLGQFITGSYTNHAGTRAYKLYIPGGYREQPLPLVVMLHGCTQSPDDFAAGTRMNQLAEEEGCLVLYPAQGQGANVAKCWNWFNAGDQRREQGEPSIIAGITRQIMKSHRVDPQRVYVAGLSAGGAMAVTMGVTYPEIYAATGVHSGLPYAAAHDMPSAFAAMRQGKSQGNTTGVGTENIRACGPEVSQLLVPTIVFHGDRDTTVNPCNGDQVVAQSQVQSDHDSANVQSQANARVTVQRGKVANGHAYTRTVYRDSSGGASAEHWLVHGAGHAWSGGSSTGSFTDPKGPDATKEMIRFFLEHSIPSRH from the coding sequence ATGAACGACAACATATTCGCCGCCATGCCCGCAATTACGCAGCTCACGCGTGCGGGTCGGCTGCAGGAAGCCACCGCGGCCATACAACGCGCGCTTGGCGGCTACACGGCAGCATCCGACGCTACAGGGCATGCCGAGCGGCCAGAGAAAGCGCCCATCGAGGGTATCTTCCATGTCATCAATAACGACACGATGTCGTCCACCAGCCGGGCGCGCCATGCCAGGCCCACGTCTACCGGACCGCAACCCGAGCCGGTGCGGGCGCCTCGTGAGGCGCCTCTCGGCCAGTTCATTACGGGGTCTTATACAAACCACGCTGGTACCCGCGCCTATAAACTATATATCCCAGGCGGCTACCGCGAACAACCGCTACCCCTCGTGGTCATGCTGCACGGCTGTACGCAAAGTCCAGACGATTTCGCCGCCGGCACGCGCATGAATCAGCTTGCCGAGGAAGAGGGATGTTTAGTGCTCTATCCCGCGCAGGGGCAGGGCGCCAATGTGGCGAAATGCTGGAACTGGTTCAATGCGGGCGATCAGCGCCGCGAGCAGGGCGAGCCCTCCATTATTGCCGGCATCACTCGTCAGATCATGAAGTCCCACCGGGTCGATCCCCAGCGGGTCTACGTGGCCGGGCTCTCGGCGGGCGGGGCGATGGCGGTGACCATGGGCGTCACTTACCCGGAGATATATGCGGCAACCGGCGTGCATTCCGGACTTCCGTACGCGGCCGCGCACGACATGCCATCCGCGTTTGCCGCGATGCGCCAGGGGAAAAGCCAAGGAAATACAACGGGTGTCGGCACGGAAAACATCAGAGCCTGCGGGCCTGAGGTCAGCCAGCTGCTGGTGCCCACTATTGTTTTCCACGGCGACCGGGATACCACCGTAAATCCATGCAACGGCGATCAAGTGGTTGCGCAATCTCAAGTGCAGTCAGATCACGACAGCGCAAATGTGCAATCACAGGCGAACGCGCGGGTAACGGTGCAGCGAGGCAAAGTCGCAAATGGCCACGCCTACACCCGCACCGTTTACCGCGATTCCAGCGGTGGCGCCAGTGCGGAACACTGGCTGGTGCATGGCGCCGGCCACGCATGGTCGGGGGGGAGTTCGACCGGTTCGTTTACCGATCCCAAAGGCCCGGACGCGACTAAGGAAATGATCCGCTTTTTCCTAGAGCATTCAATCCCCTCCCGGCATTAG
- a CDS encoding CopG family transcriptional regulator, producing the protein MSVHDIRAKAGETEKITINLGVIDLGQIDLLVQEGFYSNRTDLVRTAIRNQLATHAEVVKQAIARKTMVLGLQRYSRQDLEAVQAAGEKLQIHVLGLASIAHDVSPELALVTIESIFVLGVLQASPAVKAALAERIH; encoded by the coding sequence ATGAGCGTACATGACATACGAGCGAAAGCCGGTGAAACGGAAAAAATTACGATCAACCTGGGTGTTATCGACCTGGGACAAATCGATTTGCTGGTGCAGGAGGGGTTCTATTCCAACCGCACCGACCTGGTCCGCACAGCGATCCGCAATCAGCTGGCAACGCATGCGGAGGTGGTGAAGCAGGCGATCGCCCGCAAGACCATGGTGCTGGGGCTGCAACGCTACTCGCGCCAGGATCTCGAGGCCGTGCAGGCGGCGGGAGAAAAACTCCAGATTCACGTATTGGGTCTGGCCAGCATTGCTCACGATGTTTCGCCCGAGCTCGCGCTCGTCACCATTGAATCCATTTTCGTGCTCGGCGTTCTGCAAGCTAGCCCGGCGGTCAAGGCCGCCCTGGCGGAACGCATTCATTAG
- a CDS encoding NAD(P)H-dependent oxidoreductase, with protein MDKLFLPLLLGTNRRQRQSGHVANWLHGEMGKRADLETQLFDVAAFELPRDHYGTEIKDSFPAWRDAIVRADGLVIVAPEYNHGYPGVMKSVIDLLLAEYVHKAVALVGVSASPWGGTRVIEAMTPMVRELGLVVTSVDLNFPNAQDKFDEHGQLLDDAYKKRVEGFLNELVWMSRALKWGRDNLSTESG; from the coding sequence GTGGATAAATTATTTCTGCCATTACTACTTGGCACCAACCGCCGCCAGAGGCAGAGCGGCCACGTTGCAAATTGGTTACATGGCGAAATGGGCAAAAGAGCGGACCTCGAAACACAACTGTTCGATGTAGCCGCGTTCGAGTTGCCGCGGGATCACTACGGCACCGAAATCAAGGACTCTTTTCCGGCCTGGCGCGACGCTATCGTGCGCGCCGACGGGCTGGTGATCGTGGCGCCGGAATACAATCACGGCTACCCCGGCGTCATGAAAAGCGTAATCGATCTGCTGCTTGCCGAATACGTCCACAAAGCCGTGGCGCTGGTCGGCGTATCCGCCAGCCCGTGGGGCGGTACGCGCGTGATCGAGGCCATGACGCCGATGGTGCGCGAACTGGGTCTGGTGGTGACATCGGTCGATCTCAATTTTCCTAACGCACAGGATAAATTTGACGAACACGGACAACTGCTGGATGACGCCTACAAAAAGCGGGTCGAAGGCTTCCTGAACGAGCTGGTGTGGATGAGCCGGGCGCTAAAATGGGGCCGCGACAATTTGTCTACGGAAAGCGGCTGA
- a CDS encoding DUF4394 domain-containing protein has translation MINPSSDSKRHLLRSVGAALLAASVALPSVASAAERDENLSVVGLTQDGRLVSFKTESPGRSNELSFVSGFVGSDTQLIGIDYRVQDNLLYGVGDAGGIYTLDPSSGQLNLVTNLTVDLNGNAFGVDFNPAADALRVVSNRGQNLRHPFAGPTMFQTAVDGTLTYPATTTTPEITARGVTGSAYTNNDLDATTSTTLFGIDTKLDQVVVQSPANAGLVQATGSLGVNASQWVGFDNYSEIQNGQTQFIRGFASLRIGGTDGALYEVELLTGKAASLGKFKEMIVDIAIPLDQ, from the coding sequence ATGATCAACCCATCCTCAGATTCAAAACGACATTTACTTCGCTCGGTCGGAGCCGCGCTGCTGGCTGCAAGCGTTGCGTTGCCCAGCGTAGCGTCGGCCGCCGAGCGCGACGAAAACCTTTCCGTGGTCGGCCTGACACAAGACGGCCGGCTGGTGAGTTTCAAGACTGAATCGCCCGGCCGCAGCAACGAACTGTCCTTCGTAAGCGGCTTTGTGGGCAGCGACACGCAGCTGATCGGCATCGATTACAGAGTGCAGGACAATCTGTTGTACGGCGTCGGCGATGCGGGCGGCATCTATACCCTGGACCCCAGCAGTGGGCAGTTGAATCTGGTCACAAACCTTACCGTTGACCTGAACGGCAACGCCTTCGGCGTCGATTTCAATCCCGCCGCCGATGCGCTGCGCGTGGTCAGCAACCGCGGGCAGAACCTGCGTCACCCGTTCGCGGGCCCGACGATGTTCCAGACCGCTGTTGACGGTACGCTGACTTATCCGGCGACCACCACTACGCCCGAAATCACCGCGCGCGGCGTTACCGGCTCTGCGTATACCAACAATGATCTGGACGCCACCACGTCGACCACGCTGTTCGGCATAGACACCAAGCTCGATCAGGTCGTCGTCCAGTCGCCGGCCAACGCGGGTCTCGTGCAAGCCACCGGCAGCCTCGGCGTTAATGCTAGCCAGTGGGTGGGATTCGATAATTACAGCGAGATTCAGAACGGCCAAACCCAGTTCATTCGCGGCTTCGCTTCGCTGCGCATCGGCGGCACGGACGGCGCCTTGTACGAAGTCGAGCTGCTGACAGGCAAAGCGGCATCGCTGGGCAAGTTCAAGGAAATGATCGTGGATATCGCGATCCCGCTGGATCAGTAA